A DNA window from Trichosurus vulpecula isolate mTriVul1 chromosome 2, mTriVul1.pri, whole genome shotgun sequence contains the following coding sequences:
- the LOC118836732 gene encoding olfactory receptor 2AT4-like, producing the protein MDTRACNNSDDSPTSFYLMGIPSLPESFTLPVFFTFLILYLLIVIGNILILIAVVIDSDLHKPMYFFLTNLSALDIFFTTTTIPRMLSLFLLGDRILSFPACFLQMYLFHGFGCGEAFILVVMAYDRYEAICHPLHYTVRMTPQVNAKLAVGAWLAALLLPIPAVVQSSQMAFGTLAQVFHCFCDHLAVVQASCSDPTFQTFLGFCCAMVVSFTPLFLVVLSYARILISILKIGSKEGRSKAFSTCTSHLLVVGTYYTSIAVAYVAYRADLPVDFHIMGNMVYAILTPVVNPLIYTLRNKDVKTAITKFMSQNLSCPGTMVSGRPGRLSYYNGILEEGLRGDLRQKLGFSKSFPVI; encoded by the exons ATGGATACAAGAGCTTGTAACAACTCAGATGACTCCCCTACCTCCTTTTATCTGATGGGCATACcctcccttccagagtcattcACTCTCCCTGTCTTCTTCACCTTCCTCATCCTCTATCTCCTCATTGTCATTGGCAATATTCTGATCCTAATAGCTGTAGTAATTGACTCCGACCTTCACAAgcccatgtacttcttcctgaCCAACCTCTCAGCACTAGACATCTTTTTTACCACAACCACCATCCCCAggatgctctctctcttcttgttAGGTGACCGAATCCTCTCCTTCCCAGCCTGCTTCCTGCAAATGTACTTGTTCCACGGCTTTGGTTGTGGGGAAGCCTTTATCCTGGTGGTCATGGCCTATGATCGCTATGAAGCTATCTGCCACCCATTACACTATACAGTCCGCATGACCCCACAGGTCAATGCCAAGCTGGCAGTTGGTGCCTGGCTAGCTGCCCTCCTGCTGCCCATCCCAGCTGTGGTCCAATCATCCCAGATGGCCTTTGGCACCCTGGCCCAGGTCTTCCACTGCTTCTGTGACCACCTGGCCGTGGTGCAGGCCTCCTGTTCAGACCCCACCTTCCAAACATTCCTGGGTTTCTGCTGTGCCATGGTTGTCTCCTTCACACCCCTGTTCCTGGTGGTCCTATCCTATGCTCGAATTCTCATCTCCATCCTGAAGATCGGTTCAAAGGAGGGCCGGTCGAAGGCCTTCTCCACCTGTACATCCCATCTCCTTGTTGTTGGCACCTACTATACATCTATTGCTGTGGCCTATGTGGCCTACAGGGCTGACCTTCCTGTGGATTTCCACATCATGGGGAATATGGTATATGCCATCCTCACTCCTGTGGTAAACCCCCTCATCTACACCTTGAGGAACAAGGATGTCAAAACAGCCATCACCAAATTCATGA GCCAAAACTTGAGTTGCCCTGGCACCATGGTCTCTGGAAGACCAGGAAGACTTTCATATTACAATGGAATATTGGAAGAAGGCTTGAGAGGGGATCTGAGGCAGAAGCTGgggttttcaaagagctttcctGTCATTTaa